The Solicola gregarius DNA window TAGACCGTCTCGGCTTCGGGCAGCCGCGCCGCGGCCAGTCGCGCGCGCAGATCGTCGAGGTCAGCGTCGGAGGCGTGGGCAACGAATGCTTGCACCTCGCTGGTGAGACGGGGCATGAGACCTCCTGGCCATCGCGGATCCGGTGCGTACGGTTGCGAACCGGCTAAGACGGTTCTAACACACTGCCTCGCCGGCGTGCAACCGGCTAAGGTGGTTCCATGCGTGCAGAGTTCCCTGACTTCCGACTCGGCAACGTGCTGGCGACCAGCTTCACGGCGACTCTGACGGAGCGTCACGGCGACGCTGTGGAGCGCATTCCCACGCCGCAGCGACTCGTCGACTGGCTGGCAGTGAGCGGCCTCGCCGTGGACTCCTGCACCACCGCCCAGCTCGAACGCAGTTGGGAACTGAGGGAGTCGATTCACGCCGCCGCGACGGCGACCGCGACCCACGACTCACTCCCTGCGTCTGCCCTCCGCACCATCAATGACTGCAGCATTCAGGGTGGGGCCGCGGCTGTCCTGACGCCCGAGAGACATCGGCAATGGCGACTGAGCTCGGCTTCCCGCGTAGAAGATGCCCTCAGCGTGATCGCCGCCGACGCGATCAGCATCATCGCGGGCGAGCGAGACGGAAGGATGGCCTTGTGCGCGTCGCCGACTTGCCAAGCCGCCTTCTTCGACACCAGCCAGAGTCGCACCCGCAAATGGTGTGACATGAACACGTGCGGGAATCGTCAGAAGAAGGCGCGCTTCAATGCGAAGCAGCGCAAGAGCCCCGCATCGGCGCAGTGACCCTCTGATCATCCGGGTGTACGGTCCGGCCGAGTTCTGAGAGAAGGGTTGATGCATGTCGGACACCGAGAGGGTCGTGGAGATTCGCGGGTCGCGCGTGACTCTTGCCCGGTTTCGGACGAGCGACTTCGACGCGGTGCACGCGTTCGCGTCGGACCCCGTGGTCTGCCAGTTCACGACATGGGGACCCAATACCGCCGAGGACACACACGCGTTTATAGCCGAGGCGACCGCACGGATGAACGACGGTTACCTCCTTGCGGTCGTCCTTGATGAGGACGTGGTCGGCTCGGCGGCCGTCTGGACTACCAGCCAAGGCGACCGGACAGGAGAGTTCGGGTACACAATTCGCCGCGACTGCTGGGGCCGCGGCTTGGGAACCGAAGCGGCGACGCTGCTGATGCGGCTCGGATTCGACCGCCTGGGATTGGAGCGCCTGGCTGCGACGTGCGCACCGGACAACATTGGTTCCATCCGGGTCCTGGAGAAGGCGGGCCTGCGCCGCGAGGGACTTCTCCGTGGACACGTCCTACTCCGGGGTCAACGGCGGGACTCTCTCGTCTTCGGGCGTCTCGTCACGGATACGTGAAGGTGCGCACGTCTGGACGCTGTCAATCGCCCCGCAGGTACGTCACCAGCACAACGCCGCTTGGAGAGGTATCGGTCTTTGCGAGGTCGAAGTGGGCGAGATGCGCCTGGTCGTCGAACATGCGCTTTCCCGATCCGAGGATCACCGGAAACACGAGTAGCCGATACTCGTCGACCAGATCGCATGCAGCGAGCGACCCGACGAGCGTTCCAGACCCAAGGACGAGCAGG harbors:
- a CDS encoding GNAT family N-acetyltransferase, encoding MSDTERVVEIRGSRVTLARFRTSDFDAVHAFASDPVVCQFTTWGPNTAEDTHAFIAEATARMNDGYLLAVVLDEDVVGSAAVWTTSQGDRTGEFGYTIRRDCWGRGLGTEAATLLMRLGFDRLGLERLAATCAPDNIGSIRVLEKAGLRREGLLRGHVLLRGQRRDSLVFGRLVTDT
- a CDS encoding CGNR zinc finger domain-containing protein; its protein translation is MRAEFPDFRLGNVLATSFTATLTERHGDAVERIPTPQRLVDWLAVSGLAVDSCTTAQLERSWELRESIHAAATATATHDSLPASALRTINDCSIQGGAAAVLTPERHRQWRLSSASRVEDALSVIAADAISIIAGERDGRMALCASPTCQAAFFDTSQSRTRKWCDMNTCGNRQKKARFNAKQRKSPASAQ